A region of Sesamum indicum cultivar Zhongzhi No. 13 linkage group LG7, S_indicum_v1.0, whole genome shotgun sequence DNA encodes the following proteins:
- the LOC105165946 gene encoding phosphopantothenate--cysteine ligase 2: MDAINGSESFEEIPYADIKSFFDSAPSLGDAAETKIKEELENFIRRNSSPSENGTARRVVCVTSGGTTVPLEQRCVRYIDNFSSGHRGAASTEYFLKAGYAVVFLYRKGTCQPYCSSLPDDPLLECFEVSSESNITVHQTHAEKVKGAISDHRAAIARGSLLKLPFTTIFEYLQILQFIALSMRSLGPNAMFYLAAAVSDFYVPWESMALHKIQSASGPLDIRLAQVPKMLPVLRKDWAPMAFCISFKLETDTKILLEKADMALKKYNMHMVVANELKTRKEEVIVVTKNGNITIRRDMTHAGADVEEPLVKLIVDRHSAYISSQS, from the exons ATGGATGCAATAAATGGTTCGGAATCTTTCGAAGAAATACCTTATGCAGATATCAAGTCTTTCTTTGATTCTGCTCCTTCCCTGGGAGATGCtgcagaaacaaaaattaaagaggaattagaaaattttatcaGAAGGAATTCTTCACCATCAG AGAACGGAACAGCCAGAAGGGTTGTCTGTGTGACATCTGGAGGTACAACTGTTCCTTTGGAACAGCGATGTGTTCGTTACATTGACAATTTCAGCTCAGGTCACAGAGGAGCTGCATCCACGGA ATACTTTTTGAAGGCTGGATATGCTGTTGTATTTCTTTACCGAAA AGGAACCTGCCAGCCATATTGCAGTTCTCTTCCAGATGATCCATTGCTTGAATGTTTTGAAGTTAGTAGTGAATCAAATATTACAG TGCACCAGACACATGCAGAAAAAGTAAAGGGAGCAATCAGTGATCATCGTGCA GCAATTGCACGAGGCTCCTTGTTGAAACTTCCCTTTACaacaatttttgaatatcTTCAG ATTTTGCAGTTTATTGCACTATCAATGAGGAGCCTTGGACCAAATGCTATGTTTTATCTTGCCGCAGCAGTTTCTGATTTTTACGTTCCTTGGGAGAGTATG GCACTGCATAAAATCCAATCTGCCTCTGGTCCTCTGGACATTCGACTTGCTCAGGTCCCAAAGATGCTTCCGGTGCTGAGGAAAGACTGGGCACCTATGGCATTTTGCATATCGTTTAAG CTAGAGACTGATACGAAAATTCTGCTGGAGAAAGCTGACATGGCCCTTAAGAAATACAATATGCATATGGTGGTAGCTAATGAGCTTAAAACACGTAAAGAAGAAGTCATAGTCGTCACAAAGAATGGAAACATCACAATTCGCCGAGACATGACTCACGCTGGTGCCGATGTAGAAGAGCCACTGGTCAAACTCATTGTGGATAGGCATTCTGCTTATATAAGTTCTCAATCATGA
- the LOC105165947 gene encoding dnaJ homolog subfamily C member 8-like, with protein MSNLRAICRPNVVFSSMACCYRSVIRVASLENPSGNCRAGSPSSTSIFAVWFDQLGTPGKYEPRVRLNQQRRMVATRASNWTDSKSPYDTLELDRDADEEQIKVAYRRLAKFYHPDVYDGRGTLEEGETAEARFIKIQAAYELLIDEEKRRQYDTDNRVNPIKASQAWMEWLMKKRKAFDQRGDMAIASWAEQQQRELNLRARRLARSKIDPEEERKILAKEKKASIENFNNTLRRHTLVLRKRDLMRKKAEEDRKKIIGQLLAAEGLELEKDEEEL; from the exons ATGAGCAATTTGAGAGCGATATGCAGGCCCAACGTCGTGTTCTCGTCCATGGCGTGCTGCTACAGGTCGGTGATCAGGGTTGCGTCCTTGGAAAACCCTAGTGGGAATTGCAGAGCTGGTTCCCCTTCGTCGACATCGATTTTTGCTGTTTGGTTTGACCAATTGGGTACTCCGGGAAAGTATGAACCGAGGGTGAGATTGAATCAGCAGCGGAGGATGGTGGCTACTAGGGCTTCCAATTGGACCGACTCCAAGTCTCCTTATGATACTCTCG AATTGGATAGAGATGCAGATGAAGAACAAATAAAGGTAGCCTATAGACGCTTGGCAAAGTTTTATCATCCTGACG TTTATGATGGTAGAGGGACCTTAGAGGAAGGGGAAACAGCTGAAGCTCGATTTATAAAGATTCAAGCTGCGTATGAGCTTCTTATAGATGAGGAGAAGCGGAGACAATATGATACTGACAACCGTGTGAATCCAATTAAG GCATCTCAAGCATGGATGGAGTGGCTAATGAAGAAGCGGAAAGCATTCGACCAAAGAGGGGATATGGCAATAGCATCTTGGGCTGAACAACAGCAGCGTGAGCTGAATCTTCGTGCACGCCGTCTTGCTCGATCAAAG attGATCCTGAAGAAGAACGGAAGATATTGGCTAAAGAGAAAAAGGCGTCCATAGAGAACTTCAATAACACTCTAAGGAGACATACCCTTGTCCTAAGAAAAAGGGATTTAATGCGGAAAAAGGCAGAAGAAGATAGGAAAAAGATCATCGGCCAGCTTCTGGCAGCTGAGGGTCTTGAACTTGAAAAGGATGAAGAAGAATTGTAG